A window of Desulfofundulus luciae contains these coding sequences:
- a CDS encoding exonuclease SbcCD subunit D — protein MDKALRILHTSDWHLGKTIGGHRRWDEQEQFIDEIARLAAEEGVHLVLLAGDVFDTENPPARAEEIFFDALSRLAVGGRQVVVIAGNHDQPERLAAPVPLAARQGVHILGRPGDVPPLGPGVLESGPSRLVLQGSGWPCPAVVLALPYPSEARLGELLTGSPEEVDRQAAYSRRVAAAFRQLAGACRPEAVNLAVSHLYVYGGQISDSERTLSLGGAYSVDPGAFPREVQYVALGHLHRPQGVEGAAVPCRYSGSPLAYSFSDAGQAKGVILVEASCGRPVKWREIPLSSGRPLVRWRATGGYEEVLAWCRAGRDERAWIDLEVHAAAPLTREQVERLREIRPGIIDIRTVLPEQEGEAAGTPDVGALPLDELFKLFYRQQTGGGEPQADLVRIFLELVETTAGERGDEVEAG, from the coding sequence TTGGACAAGGCCCTGCGCATTTTACATACCTCAGACTGGCACCTGGGAAAAACCATAGGCGGCCACCGGCGCTGGGACGAGCAGGAGCAGTTTATCGATGAGATCGCCCGCCTGGCGGCGGAGGAAGGGGTGCACCTGGTCCTGCTGGCCGGGGACGTTTTCGATACCGAAAATCCCCCGGCCCGGGCCGAAGAAATATTCTTTGATGCCCTTTCCCGCCTGGCGGTGGGCGGGCGGCAGGTGGTGGTGATTGCGGGCAACCACGACCAGCCCGAGCGCCTGGCCGCACCGGTACCCCTGGCGGCCCGCCAGGGGGTGCACATCCTGGGCCGCCCGGGAGATGTGCCGCCTTTAGGGCCGGGCGTGCTGGAGTCCGGCCCCTCCCGCCTGGTGCTGCAGGGGTCCGGCTGGCCCTGCCCGGCAGTGGTACTGGCCCTGCCTTACCCCTCCGAGGCCAGGCTGGGTGAACTGCTCACCGGCTCCCCGGAGGAAGTTGACCGCCAGGCGGCCTATTCCCGGCGGGTGGCCGCCGCCTTCCGGCAGCTGGCCGGCGCCTGCCGGCCGGAAGCGGTGAACCTGGCCGTCAGCCACCTTTACGTGTACGGCGGGCAGATCAGCGACTCCGAACGTACTCTCTCCCTGGGCGGGGCCTACAGCGTGGATCCGGGTGCCTTTCCGCGGGAGGTACAATACGTGGCCCTGGGGCACCTGCACCGCCCCCAGGGGGTGGAAGGTGCAGCCGTGCCCTGCCGGTACAGCGGCTCGCCCCTGGCCTACAGCTTCTCCGATGCCGGCCAGGCCAAGGGGGTAATTCTGGTGGAGGCCTCCTGCGGCCGGCCGGTGAAGTGGCGGGAGATCCCCTTGAGCTCCGGGCGGCCGCTGGTGCGGTGGCGGGCCACCGGGGGGTACGAGGAAGTACTGGCCTGGTGCCGGGCCGGGCGGGATGAGCGGGCCTGGATTGACCTGGAAGTCCACGCGGCAGCTCCCCTTACCCGGGAGCAGGTGGAGCGGCTGCGTGAGATCCGGCCGGGGATCATCGACATCAGGACGGTCCTGCCGGAGCAGGAAGGGGAGGCTGCCGGAACCCCGGATGTGGGCGCTCTGCCCCTGGACGAGCTTTTTAAGCTTTTTTACCGCCAGCAGACCGGGGGCGGCGAGCCGCAAGCCGATCTGGTGCGTATTTTCCTGGAACTGGTGGAAACCACGGCAGGGGAAAGGGGGGACGAAGTTGAGGCCGGTTGA